TAGGCCGCTAGATTGGCAGCTTCAGTCAAAGTCTGTTCACTAGGGTTGTTTGAATGAATAATGACATGAGAGCCGGGAATCTTTTGCGTATGCAACCAATAATCACTCTTGCGGGCAGTTTTTAAGGTCAATTGATCATTCTGGCGGTTGTTTTTACCAACAGAGATTTCGGTGCCATCACTAGCCACGAATTTTTGGGGCTGGCTGGGTTGGCGCCGCCGGGCTTTTTTCTTAGTCTTACGGGCCTTTAAATAGCCCTGTTGCGTTAATTCTTCTCGAATTTCGGTAATGTCGGCAGGAGTCGCTAATTCAATCTGTGTTTGAACATTGTCTAAATAATCAATTTCAGCTTGGGTTAGCTTTAATTGTTCGCCAACATAAATCACGGCATTTTTTTGTTTCTGATAGCGTGAAAAATATTTTTGCGCATTACGTGAAGGTGATAATTGATTAGACAGGGTAATTTTTAAAGGGACATTATCATGATAATAGTCCGGCAGGCTAATTTCAGTCATACCCCGTTTGACTTCGTGTAAATAAGTCGTTAGAATTTCACCTTTGAGCCGTAGTTCATCGGCCTGCTTAGTGTTAACCAATGTTTGCTGCAACTTTTTAAATTTGTTTCGATTTTTCTTTAAATCATTTCGTACGACTCGAACCAAATTACCGGCCTGCTGTTGCACGCGTTCCCGTTGAGCGGCATCTTGATAATAGAAATCTAACAGTGCGCTCAATGAGTCAAACTGTCGTGTTTTCGAGCCAAAAAATGGGTAAGGTCCGACAGCAAACATCGTCTTGCGATTGGCAAGGGTCAACAGGGTTGCGTTAGGATGATCGAATTGCGCCAAGAAAGTCTGATAGTGAGCTGAAACATCCCCAGTTTGATGCAAATCAGCCGCTAATTGAAGGGAACTATCACGGCCGAGTCCTTGATAATGTTGTTGCAGTTGTTGCGCTAAAACCTCTTGATTGGGGAATTGCTTAACCAATTCCAGAAAATCCTGATTTGCGATGAAGGGATTAACTTTATCTTGTTTAGGTGGCTCGATATAAGTTGCCCCTGGTAGCAGTAGCCGGTAGCGATTTTGATCTGCCCCAACGTGTTTAATGACGTCTAAAATCTTACCCGTTTGATTGTCAACTAAAATAACGTTACTGTGACGAGCCATGATTTCAATGATTAAAGTGAGCTGTTCGGCATCGCCTAATTCGTTGCGAGTAGTAATTGTAAAGTGGACGACACGGTCATTAGCAACTTGTTTAATGCCAGTTAAGATAGCACCTTGAAGATATTTGCGCATCATCATGGCAAAGTTAGTGGGGA
This region of Lactobacillus sp. CBA3605 genomic DNA includes:
- a CDS encoding NFACT RNA binding domain-containing protein, with the protein product MSFDGLFTHAMVTELHENLLNGRITKIHQPYQNELILTIRSNGKNWPLLLSADPTYPRVQVTQIPYVNPAVPTNFAMMMRKYLQGAILTGIKQVANDRVVHFTITTRNELGDAEQLTLIIEIMARHSNVILVDNQTGKILDVIKHVGADQNRYRLLLPGATYIEPPKQDKVNPFIANQDFLELVKQFPNQEVLAQQLQQHYQGLGRDSSLQLAADLHQTGDVSAHYQTFLAQFDHPNATLLTLANRKTMFAVGPYPFFGSKTRQFDSLSALLDFYYQDAAQRERVQQQAGNLVRVVRNDLKKNRNKFKKLQQTLVNTKQADELRLKGEILTTYLHEVKRGMTEISLPDYYHDNVPLKITLSNQLSPSRNAQKYFSRYQKQKNAVIYVGEQLKLTQAEIDYLDNVQTQIELATPADITEIREELTQQGYLKARKTKKKARRRQPSQPQKFVASDGTEISVGKNNRQNDQLTLKTARKSDYWLHTQKIPGSHVIIHSNNPSEQTLTEAANLAAYFSKARDSATVPVDYVQVNRIRKPNGAKPGLVIYEGQKTLYVSPDADLVDTLAVKK